One region of Niallia sp. Man26 genomic DNA includes:
- a CDS encoding sugar ABC transporter substrate-binding protein encodes MKKGLLGMLAIILVSSMFLAGCNKGSSDKGYSNSGKGTKIELWTFNELHEQYYEHMADKWNEENPDDQISIKATTYPYEDLHNKLLVALQSGKGAPDISDVEISKFGNFLKGEPQILPLDDVIDPERENIVQSRLDIYAKDGKTYGIDFHVGAAVIYYNKEILDKAGVNPDDIKTWADYKEAGKTVLEKTGIPMTTLDIEDQWSFWPQVAQLEGKDDLLKENGEVNLTDPRIVEVLQYEQDLVKEGIAIPSPGNDHHSEEYYGFMNNGGAASVWMPMWYMGRFTDYMPDLKGKIVIKPMPAWSEGAPRSAGMGGTGTVVTNQSKDPDVAKKFLAYAKLSKEGNIEIWKQLGFDPIRSDVWDLPEVNEENKFTEYFGPNIFGTLLEVKNEIEGVNIGERTPDVSNAVKTTILFQSLVEMKDPKQALEEAASQIK; translated from the coding sequence ATGAAAAAGGGTCTTTTAGGAATGCTGGCTATCATTCTAGTAAGCTCCATGTTTTTAGCAGGCTGTAATAAGGGCAGTTCGGATAAAGGCTATTCGAACAGTGGAAAGGGAACAAAGATTGAATTGTGGACCTTCAACGAGCTTCATGAACAATATTATGAGCATATGGCGGACAAGTGGAATGAAGAAAATCCTGATGATCAAATCAGCATCAAGGCCACTACATATCCATATGAGGATTTGCATAACAAGCTGCTTGTTGCCTTGCAGTCAGGCAAAGGTGCCCCGGATATTTCTGATGTGGAAATCTCTAAATTCGGCAACTTCCTGAAAGGTGAACCGCAAATCCTGCCTTTAGATGATGTAATTGACCCAGAAAGAGAAAATATCGTGCAATCACGTCTTGATATTTACGCCAAAGACGGCAAGACATATGGAATTGACTTTCATGTCGGCGCTGCCGTTATTTATTACAATAAAGAAATTTTGGATAAAGCCGGAGTCAATCCAGATGACATAAAAACATGGGCTGATTACAAGGAAGCTGGCAAAACAGTCCTTGAGAAAACTGGCATTCCGATGACGACACTTGATATTGAAGATCAATGGTCGTTCTGGCCGCAGGTTGCTCAGCTTGAAGGAAAAGACGATCTTTTGAAGGAGAATGGCGAGGTTAACCTGACAGATCCGCGCATTGTGGAGGTGCTTCAATATGAACAGGATCTTGTTAAAGAAGGAATTGCGATTCCATCTCCAGGAAATGACCATCATTCTGAGGAATATTACGGCTTCATGAATAATGGTGGAGCAGCCTCTGTGTGGATGCCGATGTGGTATATGGGCAGATTCACTGATTATATGCCTGATTTGAAAGGGAAAATCGTCATCAAGCCAATGCCTGCTTGGTCTGAAGGAGCACCGCGTTCAGCAGGGATGGGCGGTACAGGCACTGTTGTGACAAACCAGTCTAAAGATCCAGATGTAGCGAAGAAATTCCTTGCTTATGCAAAGCTGTCGAAGGAAGGCAATATCGAAATCTGGAAGCAGCTTGGCTTTGACCCGATTCGTTCTGATGTATGGGATTTGCCGGAAGTCAATGAAGAGAATAAATTCACAGAATACTTCGGTCCCAATATTTTCGGCACATTGCTGGAAGTGAAGAATGAAATTGAAGGTGTCAATATTGGCGAAAGAACACCAG
- a CDS encoding YesL family protein: MKRAVLIDSIYSISNWILRFLYIHLLWMVFSLLGLVIFGVFPATVSLFAVTRKWLLGETDMPIFATFLSVFKQEFMKSNLLGMLLSFGGLVLYADLLALQHTSIPFLQYLYFPVLFIALLYACSILHFFSIYVHYELKGLHIIKNALLFTLAMPLAGLKLVGGLLVIVYLFITFPGSIILFGASVPAFYMMWISLKTFTQYEQKRAGK; this comes from the coding sequence ATGAAAAGAGCTGTGCTCATTGATTCTATCTATTCTATCTCCAACTGGATTCTGCGCTTTTTATATATTCATCTATTATGGATGGTATTTTCTTTGCTGGGTCTAGTAATATTCGGTGTCTTCCCTGCCACTGTCAGCTTGTTTGCAGTGACACGGAAATGGCTCCTTGGCGAAACAGACATGCCGATTTTTGCGACTTTTTTGTCTGTTTTTAAGCAGGAATTTATGAAAAGCAATCTGCTAGGTATGCTGCTCAGCTTTGGCGGACTTGTTCTATATGCTGATTTACTGGCGCTTCAGCATACGTCCATTCCTTTCTTGCAGTATCTCTATTTTCCAGTGTTATTTATCGCTTTACTGTATGCCTGCAGCATTCTCCATTTCTTCTCTATTTATGTTCATTACGAGCTGAAAGGACTTCATATCATTAAAAATGCGCTGCTGTTCACCTTGGCGATGCCGCTAGCAGGATTAAAGCTGGTCGGCGGACTCCTTGTCATCGTCTATCTGTTTATTACCTTTCCAGGAAGCATTATTCTCTTTGGCGCAAGTGTGCCGGCATTTTATATGATGTGGATCAGCTTAAAAACATTTACTCAATATGAACAAAAACGGGCAGGCAAATAA
- a CDS encoding winged helix-turn-helix transcriptional regulator — protein sequence MIHIKDLRSGLNIYKALSSEIRLEILTLLQRNQSLNLNDIAQKLQLSNGAVTMHIKKLEESGLIDITTAGGKHGIQKICYLNEDVLTIELQDKGVENFYEYEIKVGHYCDYAADPTCGLATKDSIIGEFDNPRYFADPDHIHADIVWLKKGYLEYRIPNYLKKNQQFKEIQFIFEISSEAPFYNNDWPSDIFFSLNNVELGYWNSPGDFGGTKGACNPSWWPPHLNQYGLLKLLRINKSGTFIDGCRISDVTIEDVGLQDHPDIKLKFAVTDEGTVGGLTLYGRSFGNYEQDITARILYEEVLPE from the coding sequence ATGATACATATAAAAGATCTCCGGTCTGGCTTAAATATTTACAAAGCGTTAAGCTCTGAAATCCGCCTTGAAATCTTAACCCTTTTGCAAAGAAATCAAAGTTTAAATTTAAACGACATCGCCCAAAAGCTCCAGCTCTCGAACGGAGCGGTAACAATGCATATAAAAAAGCTCGAGGAAAGCGGGCTGATTGACATAACAACTGCAGGGGGCAAGCATGGAATCCAGAAAATCTGTTATTTAAATGAAGATGTCCTCACAATCGAGCTGCAGGACAAGGGGGTGGAGAACTTTTACGAATATGAAATAAAGGTCGGTCATTACTGTGATTATGCCGCAGATCCAACCTGCGGTCTTGCGACAAAGGACAGCATCATCGGCGAGTTTGACAACCCCCGCTACTTTGCCGACCCTGACCATATTCATGCCGATATCGTCTGGCTGAAGAAAGGCTATCTAGAATACCGAATTCCTAACTATTTAAAGAAAAATCAACAGTTCAAAGAAATCCAATTCATTTTTGAAATCAGCTCAGAAGCGCCCTTCTATAATAATGACTGGCCTTCTGATATCTTCTTTTCTTTAAATAATGTCGAGCTGGGCTATTGGAATTCACCAGGAGATTTCGGCGGAACGAAAGGCGCCTGCAACCCAAGCTGGTGGCCGCCTCACTTGAATCAGTATGGGCTGTTAAAGCTCTTGCGCATCAATAAAAGCGGTACATTTATTGATGGCTGCCGCATTTCTGATGTAACCATTGAGGATGTCGGTTTGCAAGACCATCCTGACATCAAGTTGAAGTTTGCTGTCACAGATGAAGGCACAGTTGGCGGCCTGACCCTTTACGGCAGAAGCTTTGGGAATTATGAACAGGATATCACGGCGCGGATTCTTTATGAGGAAGTATTGCCGGAGTGA
- a CDS encoding helix-turn-helix domain-containing protein: MRNRKSGYGCPEGCPVESTLDVIGGKWKGVILYYLLEDKKRFNELRRLMPGITQRILSLQLSELEKDGIIHREVFPEVPPRVEYSMTEFGRTLEPIITQMKDWGDKYKSRIESVKE, encoded by the coding sequence ATGCGAAACAGAAAAAGCGGGTATGGATGTCCAGAAGGATGTCCTGTCGAATCAACTCTTGATGTGATAGGGGGAAAGTGGAAGGGAGTAATTCTTTATTACCTCCTAGAAGATAAAAAACGATTTAATGAATTGCGGCGCCTGATGCCGGGAATTACTCAGAGAATCTTATCCCTCCAGCTAAGCGAGCTTGAAAAAGATGGAATTATTCACCGTGAGGTTTTTCCAGAGGTTCCTCCAAGAGTGGAATATTCCATGACAGAGTTTGGCAGAACATTAGAGCCAATTATCACCCAAATGAAGGACTGGGGCGATAAATACAAATCAAGAATCGAAAGCGTCAAAGAATAA